Proteins encoded by one window of Myripristis murdjan chromosome 1, fMyrMur1.1, whole genome shotgun sequence:
- the cntf gene encoding ciliary neurotrophic factor, producing the protein MADRRTRGMTGTEPSRTTAARAAAIAEQLHHECALLLELFRKKESLSPDLTVADGRLVTVPPPSSQLDTRDKLWRLHSALLQCRSLLERAITKEEEELGGAEKGDYQSQRKTVRDRLSLLLANTGELLKATDGTAVLTPSLEGLEIDGPTILFEVKLWIYRIFKELDYWTKTAITTLQGLPSVTAKERGRTTAVRRRRSTRR; encoded by the exons ATGGCAGACAGGCGGACTAGAGGCATGACCGGGACGGAACCGAGCAGGACCACGGCGGCCAGGGCTGCTGCCATAGCCGAGCAGCTACATCACGAATGCGCCCTCCTGTTGGAACTGTTT agaaagaaggagagccTTTCTCCAGATCTCACGGTGGCTGATGGTCGTCTGGTAACCGTCCCACCTCCCTCATCCCAGCTGGACACCAGGGACAAGCTCTGGCGTCTCCACTCCGCCCTGCTGCAGTGCCGTAGCCTTCTGGAGAGAGCCATCaccaaagaggaagaggagctgggAGGTGCAGAGAAGGGTGACTATCAGAGccagaggaagacagtgagggaCAGACTGTCCCTGCTCTTAGCCAACACTGGAGAACTCCTCAAAGCCACAGACGGGACTGCGGTCCTAACTCCCAGCTTAGAGGGATTAGAG ATAGATGGCCCGACCATTCTGTTTGAGGTCAAGCTGTGGATATACCGAATCTTCAAAGAGCTGGACTACTGGACCAAGACAGCAATCACCACCTTGCAGGGCCTGCCCTCAGTCACAGCCAAGGAGCGAGGGAGGACCACGGCAGtcaggaggagaagaagcaCTCGCAGATGA
- the LOC115360320 gene encoding uncharacterized protein LOC115360320: protein MNSLVGYGVSSESDSEGDVDDVNNDKTGSRREVSEEAAATSKTRNFLLESGSASSESGSESEPEEEDTQPSPPPPPHPPPAAATTASSAPCRPTLPAPSLSALNPSKLPPPTLEACSDSSVFANPFKAQADQKLSALQKHVPLTMQAKPSQIGGKRMCVAYRKDGRCRFGIKCKFAHDSDLQTSVIPGDIRPSLGTETPVSAQVDSHAGGSFSGGSHRFHEEAEEEETEGQQGRKRRAGLSNTLIPPKRAMKQYVTQRDKERLSMS, encoded by the exons ATGAATTCTCTGGTTGGCTACGGAGTCTCTTCCGAGTCTGACAGCGAAGGAGATGTTGACGATGTAAACAACGATAAAACTGG ttCAAGAAGGGAGGTGAGTGAGGAAGCAGCAGCCACCAGCAAGACCCGCAATTTCTTACTGGAGTCTGGGTCAGCTTCCAGTGAGTCAGGTAGTGAATCAGAACCAGAGGAAGAGGACACACAGccctctccaccaccaccaccacatcccCCACCAGCTGCAGCAACCACAGCCTCCTCTGCACCATGTAGGCCCACactccctgctccctctctgaGCGCCCTCAATCCCAGCAAACTACCCCCTCCTACTCTTGAAGCCTGCTCTGACAGCAGCGTGTTTGCCAACCCCTTCAAGGCTCAGGCGGACCAGAAGCTCAGTGCCTTGCAGAAGCATGTCCCACTCACCATGCAGGCTAAACCCTCCCAGATAGGAGGCAAGAGGATGTGTGTGGCATACAGGAAAGATGGAAGGTGCCGGTTCGGGATCAAGTGCAAGTTTGCACATGACAGTGACCTCCAGACTTCAGTCATTCCTGGTGACATTCGCCCTTCATTAGGTACTGAAACACCAGTGTCTGCTCAGGTTGACTCCCATGCAGGTGGCTCATTTAGTGGGGGATCTCACCGCTTCcatgaggaggcagaggaggaagagactgAGGGGCAacaagggaggaagaggagggcaggatTGAGTAACACCCTGATTCCTCCCAAACGAGCCATGAAGCAGTACGTTACACAGAGGGATAAAGAGCGGCTCAGTATGTCTTGA